The following are encoded together in the Robertmurraya sp. FSL R5-0851 genome:
- the gatB gene encoding Asp-tRNA(Asn)/Glu-tRNA(Gln) amidotransferase subunit GatB: MEFETVIGLEVHVELKTESKIFSASPNHFGAEPNTNTTVIDLGYPGVLPVLNKKVVDYGLKACMALNCNVATHTKFDRKNYFYPDNPKAYQISQFDQPIGEHGFIEIEVDGYKKKIGITRIHLEEDAGKLNHENGYSLCDYNRQGTPLIEIVSEPDIRTANEAYAYLEKLKSIIQYTGVSDCKMEEGSLRCDANISIRPVGQEEFGTKTELKNLNSFNFVRKGIEYEAKRQEEVVRAGGEIQQETRRYDEATNTTLLMRVKEGSEDYRYFPEPDLTDLYIDEDWKARIRAEIPELPDSRQKRYTEEWGLPAYDAAVLTVVKETADFFEATVAAGADPKQASNWIMGELSAYLNSEQKELTDVALTPEGLAGMIKLISDGTISSKIAKKVFKELVEKGGSAEKIVKDQGLVQISDEGALLTVIAEVLDANPQSIDDFKNGKEKAIGFLVGQIMKATKGQANPPLVNKLLQQEIRKR; this comes from the coding sequence ATGGAATTCGAAACGGTAATTGGACTTGAAGTCCATGTAGAGTTAAAAACAGAATCAAAAATCTTCTCTGCAAGTCCCAACCATTTTGGTGCGGAACCCAATACCAATACAACGGTGATTGACCTTGGATATCCAGGGGTGTTGCCGGTCTTAAATAAAAAGGTGGTTGACTACGGGTTGAAGGCTTGTATGGCCTTAAACTGTAACGTTGCAACCCATACGAAGTTTGACCGAAAAAATTACTTTTATCCAGATAACCCAAAAGCATACCAGATTTCCCAATTTGACCAGCCGATTGGTGAGCACGGGTTTATCGAAATCGAAGTCGATGGATATAAGAAGAAAATCGGCATCACAAGAATTCATTTAGAAGAGGATGCTGGCAAACTAAATCATGAAAATGGGTATTCTCTTTGTGACTACAATCGTCAGGGAACGCCTCTGATTGAGATTGTATCAGAGCCGGATATTCGTACAGCGAATGAAGCCTATGCGTATTTAGAAAAATTAAAATCAATTATTCAATATACTGGAGTTTCTGATTGTAAGATGGAGGAAGGCTCCTTACGTTGTGATGCGAACATTTCCATTCGTCCAGTAGGACAAGAGGAATTTGGGACAAAGACGGAGTTGAAGAACTTAAACTCCTTTAACTTTGTTCGCAAAGGAATCGAATATGAAGCGAAGCGTCAGGAAGAAGTAGTTCGTGCTGGGGGAGAGATTCAGCAGGAAACACGCCGTTATGACGAGGCAACCAATACCACTTTATTAATGAGGGTCAAAGAAGGTTCGGAAGATTATCGTTACTTCCCTGAACCAGATTTAACGGATTTGTATATTGATGAGGATTGGAAGGCTCGCATTCGTGCGGAAATTCCAGAGCTTCCAGATTCAAGACAAAAGCGTTATACCGAAGAGTGGGGCTTACCTGCGTATGATGCGGCTGTATTAACGGTGGTTAAGGAAACAGCTGACTTTTTTGAAGCAACGGTTGCAGCAGGAGCGGATCCGAAACAAGCATCTAACTGGATTATGGGAGAATTATCAGCCTACTTAAATTCCGAACAAAAGGAACTGACTGATGTAGCTCTAACACCAGAGGGGCTTGCGGGAATGATTAAGCTCATTAGCGACGGAACGATTTCTTCGAAGATTGCGAAGAAGGTATTTAAAGAACTTGTTGAAAAAGGCGGAAGTGCTGAGAAAATTGTCAAAGACCAAGGTCTAGTACAAATTTCTGATGAAGGTGCTCTACTAACCGTCATTGCCGAAGTTCTTGATGCCAATCCACAATCCATTGATGATTTTAAAAATGGTAAGGAAAAGGCCATTGGATTCCTAGTTGGTCAAATCATGAAAGCCACCAAGGGCCAGGCGAATCCTCCGTTAGTAAACAAGTTATTACAACAAGAGATTCGAAAACGGTAA
- a CDS encoding family 4 glycosyl hydrolase encodes MSKGIKIVTIGGGSSYTPELVEGFIKRYHELPIRELWLVDIEAGKEKLEIVGNLAKRMVEKAGLPIEVHLTLDRREALKDADFVTTQFRVGLLDARIKDERIPLKYDVIGQETNGPGGLFKGLRTIPIILDICKDIEELCPDAWLVNFTNPAGMVTEAVLRYSNIKKVVGLCNVPIGIQMNIAKILDVDADRVKVNFAGLNHMVFGLDVFLDGKSVKEEVVEALANPTAEMTMKNIRNLAWEADFARGLGVIPCPYHRYYYKTDEMLADEKRAADNEGTRAEVVKALETELFELYKDTNLDIKPPQLEKRGGAYYSDAACSLINSIYNDKGDIQPVNTRNNGAIQGIPDDSAVEVNCVITKDGPKPFAVGELPVAVNGLVQQIKSFERVSAEAAVTGDYKTALLAMTINPLVPGDKVAKEILDEMLEAHKEHLPQFFTKVEA; translated from the coding sequence ATGAGTAAAGGCATTAAAATTGTTACAATTGGTGGAGGTTCAAGTTATACTCCAGAATTAGTTGAAGGTTTTATAAAGCGCTATCATGAACTTCCTATACGTGAACTATGGCTTGTTGATATCGAGGCTGGGAAAGAAAAGTTAGAGATTGTCGGAAATTTAGCAAAAAGAATGGTAGAAAAAGCAGGTCTTCCAATTGAAGTTCATTTAACTTTAGATAGACGTGAGGCATTAAAAGATGCAGATTTCGTTACTACTCAATTCCGAGTGGGTTTATTAGATGCTCGTATTAAAGATGAAAGAATTCCACTAAAATATGATGTGATTGGTCAAGAAACAAACGGTCCAGGTGGACTGTTCAAAGGTCTTCGTACGATCCCTATTATTCTAGATATTTGTAAGGACATTGAAGAGCTATGTCCAGACGCATGGCTAGTTAACTTCACAAACCCAGCAGGAATGGTTACAGAAGCCGTTCTTCGTTATTCCAATATCAAAAAAGTAGTTGGGTTATGTAATGTGCCAATCGGTATTCAAATGAATATTGCTAAGATATTAGATGTAGATGCAGACCGAGTTAAAGTTAATTTTGCTGGCTTAAATCATATGGTCTTTGGCTTAGATGTATTCTTAGACGGTAAGAGTGTAAAAGAAGAAGTAGTTGAAGCGTTGGCGAATCCAACTGCCGAAATGACCATGAAAAACATTCGTAACCTTGCTTGGGAAGCTGATTTCGCTCGTGGTTTAGGCGTGATCCCTTGTCCGTATCACCGTTATTACTACAAAACGGATGAAATGTTAGCAGATGAAAAACGTGCAGCGGATAACGAAGGAACGCGTGCAGAAGTAGTAAAAGCTTTAGAAACAGAACTGTTTGAGTTATACAAAGACACGAATCTAGACATTAAGCCACCTCAATTAGAAAAGCGTGGCGGTGCTTATTATAGTGATGCTGCTTGTAGTTTAATCAATTCTATTTACAATGACAAAGGCGACATACAACCAGTTAATACTAGAAACAACGGAGCCATCCAAGGAATTCCTGATGATTCAGCTGTTGAAGTAAACTGTGTAATCACAAAAGACGGCCCTAAACCATTTGCAGTTGGAGAACTTCCTGTTGCTGTGAACGGATTGGTCCAACAAATTAAATCCTTTGAAAGAGTAAGCGCTGAAGCTGCGGTTACTGGGGATTACAAAACTGCTTTACTAGCTATGACTATTAACCCTCTGGTACCTGGAGATAAAGTAGCTAAAGAAATCTTAGATGAAATGCTAGAAGCACACAAAGAGCATTTACCACAATTCTTTACAAAAGTGGAAGCATAG
- the yidA gene encoding sugar-phosphatase, producing MYKLLAIDIDRTLLNDRKEVTKEVNEAIQAAKRKGVKVVICTGRPIGGVHEFIEELDLHNQFVITFNGALVQHSETKEVLSEISLTREDLLTLYKVSQELETSMHFSDTQRIYTPNKDISPYTVLESFVNNVPLHYREMEEVPTDILIPKVMFAGDPEQLDKTIASIPIELKEKYTMVRSTPYFYEILHPSVSKGNAVKLLAEKLGIAREEVICIGDGENDLTMIEYAGCGVAMGNAVSTVKEIAQFHTHSNNEHGVAYAIEQLILNNNDGYVS from the coding sequence ATGTATAAATTGCTAGCTATTGATATTGATAGAACCTTACTTAATGATCGAAAGGAGGTAACAAAGGAAGTAAATGAAGCAATCCAAGCAGCAAAACGAAAAGGAGTCAAAGTGGTTATTTGTACTGGAAGACCTATCGGTGGGGTGCATGAATTCATTGAAGAACTCGATCTTCATAACCAGTTTGTCATTACATTTAACGGGGCCCTTGTTCAGCATTCAGAAACAAAGGAAGTATTATCAGAAATATCATTGACACGTGAAGACTTATTGACACTCTACAAAGTCAGTCAGGAACTAGAGACATCCATGCATTTTTCTGATACGCAAAGAATATACACTCCGAATAAGGATATCAGTCCATATACCGTTTTAGAATCGTTTGTGAATAATGTGCCATTACATTATCGTGAAATGGAAGAAGTACCAACAGATATTTTAATTCCTAAAGTAATGTTTGCTGGAGATCCAGAACAATTAGATAAAACGATTGCTTCGATTCCTATAGAGCTTAAGGAAAAATATACGATGGTGAGAAGTACTCCTTACTTTTATGAAATCTTACATCCGAGTGTGAGTAAAGGAAATGCCGTAAAGCTCCTTGCTGAAAAATTAGGAATTGCTCGCGAAGAAGTCATCTGTATTGGAGACGGCGAGAATGATTTAACCATGATTGAATATGCAGGTTGCGGCGTAGCGATGGGGAATGCAGTATCCACCGTCAAAGAAATCGCACAGTTCCATACACATTCCAATAATGAACATGGAGTTGCCTATGCAATTGAACAATTAATTTTAAACAATAATGACGGGTATGTTAGTTAA
- a CDS encoding DoxX family membrane protein, which yields MFNQFLRENKISAALLTLLRVYLGYAWMTAGWGKITGGFDAAGFLKGSIANPVAGPDGIVYGWYVSFLEGVALPNVDLFNFLVPWGEFLVGLGLILGCFTSVAMFFGLVMNFSFMLAGTVSHNPTDILMGVIILTAGFNAGRYGLDYYVVPFLRKTVFKKGADLLQQKA from the coding sequence ATGTTTAATCAATTTTTAAGAGAAAACAAGATTTCTGCAGCTCTTCTTACTCTATTACGTGTGTATCTCGGCTACGCTTGGATGACAGCAGGCTGGGGCAAAATAACTGGCGGGTTTGATGCTGCTGGATTTTTAAAAGGTTCTATTGCAAACCCTGTCGCTGGTCCAGATGGAATTGTGTATGGCTGGTATGTATCTTTCCTTGAAGGTGTGGCACTACCGAACGTGGATCTATTTAATTTCCTTGTACCTTGGGGCGAGTTTTTAGTAGGATTAGGCTTAATTCTTGGGTGCTTTACAAGTGTAGCGATGTTCTTCGGTTTAGTCATGAACTTCTCTTTCATGTTAGCAGGTACCGTATCTCATAACCCTACAGACATACTAATGGGTGTAATCATTCTTACTGCCGGATTCAATGCAGGACGTTACGGCTTAGACTACTATGTGGTCCCTTTCCTTCGCAAAACGGTTTTCAAAAAAGGCGCCGATCTTCTTCAACAAAAAGCCTAA